Genomic segment of Paenibacillus polymyxa:
AGCTACCGAATATTGAAAAGCTATTAAATGACGCACAGGCTGCAGCAGAATTCGGTCAGCAAGAGCTAACACGTCTCCAGCAGGATCTGCCACAATACCGTCAAAAACTGCATGAAGCGGCGACGACGATTCAGGGACGTATGGGCGAGTTTACGAATGCTGTGAACAAAGCCGCAGACTTCGTAAATAACGATTTGCCGGCGGTTAAAAATAAAATTCATCAGGCAGCAGATTTTGTGCGTAATGATTTGCCCAAAGCGGAACAACAGTTTGTCAAAATGGCTGATTTAATTGAAAATAAATTTCCTGAAGCTGAAAAAGCGGTACACCAAGTGGCCAATTTTGTAAGGACCGATCTTCCAGCTGCCGAGGATTCCATACGCCAGGCTGCAGACACAATTCGCAAGCTTAAGGGCGAAAATGCACTCGGACGCGCTATTGCATTGCTCAAGGGGGATGTGAAAAAGGAAAGTGATTTTCTCGGCAGTCCGGTATCGTTGAAGCAGGAGCGGATATACCCAATCCCCAACTATGGTTCTGCGATGTCACCTTTTTACACTACATTGTCGATTTGGGTGGGTGCGATGCTACTGGTCTCGATGTTCAGGGTAGATGTGGATGACCCGGAAGGACAATTTAAAAGCTACCAAGTGTATTTCGGACGGCTTATGACATTCTCCACGATTGGTATTTTTCAGGCGCTGAGCGTATCTCTCGGTGACTTGTTCCTGCTCGGGGCGTATGTGGATGCCAAAGTAGCTTTTGTACTGTCCTCTATGCTGATCAGTCTGGTGTTTACGGCGATGACCTATACACTAGTTTCTGTGTTCGGCAATATCGGCAAGGGACTGGCAGTCATCCTACTGGTGCTTCAATTCTCCAGTTCAGGAGGGACATTCCCGATTGCGACGAGTACACCGTTCTTTCAGGCGCTGAATCCGTTTGTACCATTCACCTATGCGGTTAGTCTGTTACGAGAGACAGTAGGAGGGATGTTGCCTTCGACGGTGACACGGGATGTGGTGATGCTGTTTGTATTTATCGGTGTTTGCTTCCTGTTTGGATTGGTGTTTAAGAAGCCGCTCAGCAAGCATACGAAAAAAATGGCCGAGCGAGCAAAAGAAACGAAATTGATTCCTTGATTGTAAAAAAAAGAATGAGTTACGGTGGTTGAAGTGAGCCGCTCCGCGAAGGATTTGATCTTACGATCGCTGTTGCCACGGGATTCTTTGGATTAGATAGACATGAAAAGGTAAGAATCCCGTGGCAAAGGCGAACGCTTCGCTTCTCCAGATTCAAATTCTCCGCTCCGCTGGTAACCACCGTAAAGTCACTTCTTTTAATATTTGGCGGGTAGTATAAGGGGAGATGGCCTCGCGCTTGCTGCTTCGGCGGTGCGTGGGGCTTTTTTGCATGCGCTATCCCTTTAAATTGATTTTGAGGTGTTTCAAAGGAGTTTGATTTGGTGAATAAACGAAGTATGGTCTTTTTTGGCATGTCATTTTGCGGAATTTTAAAATCCTTAAGCAAAGGCGGGAGATAGTATGGAGTATTCATACTTAGGAAAGTCAGGCTTGAAGGTTAGCCGGTTATGTCTGGGCACGATGAATTTCGGACCGGAAACCGAAGAAAAGGATGCGTTTAAAATTATGGATGCCGCACTGGATGCAGGCATTAACTTTTTTGATACAGCTAATGTATATGGCCATGATCGTAAAGGTTGGACAGAGGAAATTATCGGACGTTGGTTCCAGCAGGGCGGCGGAAGACGCGAAAAAGTCGTGTTGGCAACGAAGGTATACGGAGATATGAAAAATGAACATGACGGACCCAATGCAGGATCAGGCTTGTCTGCTTACAAAATTCGCCGTCATTTGGACGCGTCGCTGAAACGTCTTCAAACCGACCATGTAGAGCTATATCAAATGCATCACATTGACCGTAATGTGTCATGGGATGAACTATGGGGCGTATTCGAGTCCGTGGTGGATCGCGGACAGGTTGATTATATCGGTTCTAGTAATTTTGCAGGCTGGCATATTGCGGTGGCGCAGGCCGAAGCGAAGGCACGACGTTTTCTGGGGCTTGTATCCGAACAGCATTTGTACAATCTGAACGAACGTTCCGCTGAGCTTGAAGTATTACCGGCAGCTCAGGAGCTGGGTCTGGGTGTGATTCCATGGAGCCCGCTGGCGGGCGGACTGCTGGGACGGAATGCGTTAGCAGGTACTGGTTCTCGCAGCGCACGCGCCAAAGAAAAGGTGGAGCAGAATCGTGCGAAGCTGGAGCAATTTGCAGCATTGTCCCGCGAACTGGGTGAAAAAGAAGACGTGATTGCACTGGCTTGGGTACTGTCCCATCCGGCCGTAACGGCTCCAATTATCGGACCACGGACCTTAGAACAGTTAGAGGATGCTCTACGGGTACCTGAGGTCAAATTGAGCGAAGATGTGCTTGCCAAGCTGAATGAGATTTTCCCCGGTCCGGGAAAACCTGCGCCAGAAGCCTACGCTTGGTAATCATACTTCGTACTCGTCATAAAGCATCAATCTTTGTGAGAAATAATCGGCAAAAAGCAGCAGATCGGGAATAGTCTCCTTGATCTGCTGTTTTTGTACTAGTGTCCCATCCTAAATCGTGGTTGGTAAAACGGCTATAGTCAAGGGCTTATATTAAAGCTAATCGGAAAAGCTAACAACTATTCGCTAATCTTTCGTACGATCCGTACATACTCCCGGGGGAGAAAGGGAATGCTTATTAGAACAGGTTCAGCAAAATTGGCGGATCGGAATTTGTAACTTTCATTTGCTGATAACTTTTGGTTGCTCTTCACTGCTTTTTCATGGATATTATATTCAAGTCTCCAACCCACGACAAGCAACAGGATAAAGAGACTGGTGCAGATCATCACTTTGCGCATCAACATGTTAACCACTCCTTTGTATGAAGATTCTCCATTTATACTAGGTGCTATACGCAAAAGGATTTACCTTTACAATCTCCCCGGTAAACTATATAATTAAAACTAATTGTATATTGGTTTACCCGGAGGAGCCTGCCAACAGCGGGCTCTTTTTGTGTTTTTTTCGTAAATTGGAAACAGGAGGAAGAGAAAATGATGGCGGAGATGAACAATGAGAGCATTATGGTGTGTGTCCATTATGGTCCGCACGGACAGCGGTTAATTCAAAGAGGCAGCGAGTTGTCCCGGTTTCTCGGGGCTCCTTTATATGTGCTTACAGTGGATGAAACCACAGATCATGAATACAACCAAAACAAGGAACAATACCTCTCGGGATGGGAAGAGCAGACTAAAAATGCTGGAGGAGCGTTTCTGATTCGTAAATGCAATGGGAAAAAGACAGCTGAGGTGATTGTGGAGACAGCCCGGGAAAAAAAGGTTACTCAAATCATCATCGGCCAGTCCAGTCAAACGCTATGGCAAGAGATTACCCGTGGTAATTTTGTCAACGATTTGATTGAACAACTGGGTCCTATTGATCTTCATATTGTGGCTGTACAGCGTTATCCCGAGCTTTTAGAGCACTCACATGAGAAGGGATTTTCCGCTTATTTGGTGAAGCAGGATGGAAGTTATGTACTGAGTGAAGAGCCTGGTGGAGAAGATACGATAAAAGGGATATTTTTCCGTGAGCTGGATACTGATTTCAACAGCGGTCTATTCAAAATCGTTAGAAATGGCGAAGCCCAGTATTTGAGAATTCTACAAAGTGAATGGATAAAGCCGCATTCCTAGAAGTTCATATACAAAAAAATAAGTTTATATAGGGGGAGTGCTCGACTGTGTTGCATGCTGCAATTTTGATTCCATTTCTGCTGGCTGTTCTAATCCCGTTGACCAAGGGCATTTCGCGCTTTCATACAGGTTGGACAGTCTTGCCCCTACCCACAGCTCTTTTCCTGTATTTCCTGACAAGGATATCTGACATTCAGGCTGGAAATGATACGATGTCAACTATACCTTGGATGCCATCGCTTGGGATTAATATTACGTTGTATCTGGATGGACTCAGCCTGCTGTTTGCTCTGCTGATTACGGGAATGGGAGCGCTGGTGATCTTGTATTCCATTTATTATCTTAATAAGCGGACGGAAGCGATTCGCCATTTCTACATCTATTTGCTCATGTTTATGGGAGCAATGCTTGGTGTCGTTTTGTCCGACAATTTGATGGTTCTATATGGATTCTGGGAGTTAACCAGTATTACTTCATTCCTGTTGATTGCCTTTTGGCACCGACGGGAAAGATCCCGTTATGGAGCGCTGAAGTCGATGCTAATCACGCTCTTTGGCGGGCTGGCGATGTTCGCGGGGTTCAATCTGCTCTACGTAATGAGTGGAACGTACAGCATTCGGGAGATTATAGCCCAAGTCGGCTTATTGACCGAGTCCCCGTTGTTTATTCCGGCGATGCTGCTGATTCTACTGGGGGCATTCACTAAGTCCGCACAATTTCCTTTTCACATCTGGCTGCCCGATGCCATGGAGGCACCGACACCTGTCAGTGCTTATCTGCATTCAGCTACAATGGTTAAGGCGGGGTTATACCTTGTGGCGCGTCTTAGCCCCGTATTCGCTGGTCAGTCCGAATGGTTCTGGTTGGTCTCACTTTCCGGTCTGGTCACGCTTTTTTATGGATCGTTTAAAGCGATTAAACAAACAGATCTTAAAGCTCTGCTTGCCTATTCCACCATTAGTCAGCTCGGTCTGATTATGTGTTTGCTCGGGCTGGGATCGGCTTCTGCCTTTTTTTCTGGTACAGAGGAGTCGTTATTCTATACGACGGCTACTGCGGCGGCCATCTTTCATCTGATCAACCATGCCGTCTTTAAAGGCTCTCTATTTATGGTGGTTGGTATTGTCGACCACGAGGTGAACACTCGGGATCTGCGCAAGCTCGGCGGTTTAATGTCCTTAATGCCAGTCACCTTTTCTGTGGCGTTGATGGGGGCTTTCTCCATGGCAGGGTTACCACCATTCAGCGGTTTTCTGAGTAAAGAAATGTTCTTTACCGCTGTGTTGAATATTCGGGAGTTGGATGCTCTGAATACACAGTCGTGGATGATTCTAATTCCGGTGATTGCATGGATTGCCAGTGTATTCACTTTTGTTTATAGTATGATTCTGGTATTTAAAACTTTTACTGGTAATCTCCAGCCGGAGAAGCTCGATAAAATACCGCATGAAGCGCCGCTGGGTCTGTTGATTTCCCCAGTCCTGCTGGTTTCACTCGCTGTGGTATTCGGCTTATTTCCTGATCTCTTGTCTTATTCTCTGATTGAGCCGGCTATGGGCTCGATCTATAACGAGCTATTGTCGCCAGTGGAAACCTTTGATGTCTCCATACATTTCTGGCATGGTTGGACACCTGAGATATTCATGACACTGGGTGTTATCGCTGCCGGGACACTTCTCTATAGAAGATACAGCCGACTGCGGATTCTGGATCGGGAATGGAACGGTAGCAATTTTCTTAATCTCATGTATGATGGATCTCTTCAAGTGCTGGAACGTGGATCGAACCGCTTCACAAATCTCTATATGACGGGATCAAACAGACACTATTTGCTTTATATATTTGGCTTTTTCGTCATTGCCTTGGGAAGTGTGATGCTTGGGACGCAAGGGATATCGCTGGGTATGATCCACTATGCTCCGTTAACCTTTTATGAGGCTGTCATTGTTGTTGTAATGCTTCTAGCAGCGTTTGCCGTACCCTTTGCTAAGTCGCGGGTCAACGCGATTTTGTTCACCGGTGCAGTCGGGTACATGGTGACCCTGCTGTTTGTTATCTTCCGTGCACCGGATCTTGCGTTAACACAAATGATCGTGGAGACAGTATCCGTCATTCTGTTCCTTCTGTGCTTTAAGTATCTTCCAAAGTTAAAGAAGGAGAAGGAGCGTCCGAGCGTTAGATTGCCGAATTTGATTATCGCTGTGGGTGTAGGAATTACGATAACACTCATTGCGCTGGCAGCCATGGGCAGCAGTCCATTCGCTCCCATTTCGGAGTTTTTCCTTAAAGAAAGCTATTCCTTGGCCGGAGGGAAAAACGTAGTCAATGTCATTCTCGTTGACTTCCGGGGATTCGATACTTTGTTCGAAATTATGGTTCTCGCTATTGCATCCCTCGGCATTTATGCCTTGATTAACTTGAAAATGGAGCCCGGCATTTCACCCGCCAACAAAAATAAGAAGGGAGGAAGAATTGCCTTTCCGTCCCAGAGTAATGATGTGATCCTGCGAACCCTGTCCAAGGTTATCATAATTGTGATTCTCACCTTCTCAATGTATTTGTTCTTTGCCGGACACAATAATCCGGGAGGTGGCTTCATCGGAGCGCTGATGACTTCAGCTGCGCTTATTTTGATGGCGATCTCCTTCGGAATGGACACGGTTCGTAAAGTCCTTCCGGTGAATTACCGCATGATCACGGCGGTGGGGCTGCTCATTGCAATTCTGACTGCGGCTGGCTCGTTTGTTTTCGGAGCCCCTTTTCTCAGCCATGCCTTTGGCCACTTTGATCTGCCTATTATGGGGGATACCGAGCTGGCTACAGCAGTCCTCTTTGATCTGGGGGTATACCTGGCTGTAGTAGGTGTGACCATGAGTATTATTTTTACCATAGGGGGGGATGAGTGAAATGGAACTGATTATGGCTGTAGCAGTCGGTATTTTATTTACAATTGGAGTGTACCTGATTCTATCTAAGGGTCTTTTGCGTATTGTTTTGGGTACTTCCTTGTTAACACATGGCGTCCATCTGCTGCTACTGACGATGGCCGGACTAAAGACAGGAGCTGCTCCAGTATTAGGAGGTAAAACGGAAACTTATGTGGACCCTTTACCGCAGGCGTTAATTCTGACCTCTATCGTTATCAGTTTTGGAGTCACTGCCTTTTTCTTCGTGCTTGCTTACCGCTCATACCAGACGTTGGGCACCGATGAAATCGACAGTGTCAAGGGGGAAGAACAATGAGCAATCTCTTGGCACTACCGATTTTAATTCCCTTATGTACCGCCGTTATATTGATTTTTCTGAAGGAGAAGATTCTGCTTCAGCGGTTCATTAGTACAGTTAGCGCCATTTTGAATATTATGATTGCTCTTGTGCTGATTTACCGCGTTCATAGCGAGGGTATACAAACTTTGCAAATGGGAGGATGGGTGCCGCCGTATGGCATTGTGTTCGTGGGGGACATGTTTGCGGCTCTACTTGTGCTGACCGCTTCAGTGGTAAGCTTGGGTATTCTTCTCTACTCCTTCCGCAATATTGGGGCAGAACGGGAACGTTTTTATTACTATACCTTTTTTCACTTCCTGCTTGTAGGTGTCTATGGATCATTTCTTACAGGAGATATGTTCAATTTGTTCGTTTTCTTTGAGGTTATGTTGATTTCCTCCTATGCCTTGATTTCTCTGGGGGGAACGAAGCTCCAACTTCGGGAAACGTCCAAATATTTGCTCATTAACATTGTGTCTTCCACACTTTTTGTGGCGGCAGTTGCTTATCTATATGCGGCTGTAGGCACCCTGAATATGGCTCATTTGTCTCAGCGGGTTGCTGAAGCGGGGCAGGGCGGCGTACTCAATGTGATCGCTGTTCTATTCCTGATTGTGTTCGCATTGAAAGCGGGTTTATTCCTCTTTTTCTGGCTGCCGGGTTCTTACAGTGCGCCGCCGTCTGCTATAAGGGCCTTGTTCGGTGCGTTACTGACAAAAGTGGGACTGTATGCAATCATTCGGACCTTTACTCTTATTTTTGTGAATGATCCCGGACTCACGCATACGTGGATCGCCTGGCTGGCGGCGGCTACGATGATTCTGGGAGGACTGGGAGCGGTAGCTTATAACGATATTCCTCGTATCTTTAATTACAACGTCATTATCAGTGTAGGTTTTGTGGCCTTCGGTCTGGCTGCAGCGACACCAGATGCATTGAATGGGGCGGTTTTCTATTTGCTGCACGATATGTTGGCGAAAGGATTAATGTTTATTCTTGGGGGCATCATTATCACTGCAGCGGGAACGGACCAATTAAAAGATATGGGGGGCCTCATCAAACGCTATCCCTTAATCGGCTGGATGTTCTTTATACTGGCCCTTGCACTTGTAGGTATTCCACCGCTTAGCGGGTTTGCCGGTAAAGTGTTGATCACTCGGGGCGGACTGGATGCCGGAATGTTGACATTATCCTTGATTGGGCTAGGCTCGAGCTTCCTTGTGCTGTATTCGCTGATCAAAGTATTCAAGCTTGCATTTTGGGGGAATGAACCCGAAGGCGACCTGCCGAAGATAAGGCTAAAAAGTGTGAATGCTGTGGCGGCCGGTTTGCTCGTCCTGGTTATATTGATGGGCATCGGGGCGGATTGGGTCTATTCCTATGTTGCACAAGCCGGTGATGTGCTGGCTCATCCCGCGCTATACATCGAAGCTGTAATAAAGGAGTAGATGAAGATGGTCTTTCAAATATTATTAAATCTGATGATTGCGTTGCTGTGGATGCTACTTAACAACGACTGGTCAGGGTCGCGGTTCACCATGGGCATTCTGCTAGGGATAGCCATATTGCTTGTTTTGCGTAAATTCCGTCCAGAACCTTTCTACCTGAAGCGCATATGGGCCATCCTGAAGCTGCTACTTCTATTTATGCGGGAGCTGATCGTTTCCAGCTTTGCGGTTATCCATCATATTCTCCGCCCGAAGCTGACCATCCGCCCAGGCATTTTTGTCTATGAGACCGCCCTAAAGTCAGATTGGGAGATCACTATTTTATCGTGCCTCATTTGTCTAACACCAGGAACGCTCACTCTGGAAGTATCCGAAGAAGGTCAAATGCTGTATATTCATGCCATGGACATACAGGACGCGACACTGCTTTCTGAGCAAATTAGAGGGACATTTGAAAAAGCGATCATGGAGGTGACACAGTGATAGTTTCGGCACTTTTGGCTGCATCACAGGCTATTCTCTCCTTAGCCATATTAGGTTGCTTGTACCGTTTGATTAAAGGACCGACCCGTCCAGATAGGGTAGCCGCACTGGACACGATAGGTATAAATCTGCTAGCTATGATTGCTGTGATCTGCATGCAGCTGAGGACACAGGATTTTATTGAGATTGTTCTTGTTATAGGAATCCTGACGTTTATAGGAACAACGGCGTTGGCGAGATATATAGAAAGAGACGCCGTCATAGATACTGGGGGGGATGAACTTGATCGGTGAGTTGCTTATTGCGATCCTTGTTTTATTCGGCGCTCTGTTCTGTGGATTGAGCGCGTTTGGATTGATTCGGCTGCCAGATGTTTATTTACGTTCTCACGCCGCAACCAAAAGTGCAACGCTTGGCGTGCTTTGCGTATTAACAGGAGCCTTCCTTTATTTTTTGTTTTATGTAGACGTGGTCAGCATCAAATTACTGCTTGCCATTGTGTTTGTCTTTATCACTTCTCCCGTAGCCGGACATCTAAATGGAAGGGCTGCCTACCGTTCGGGAGTCCCTTTATGGGGGAACAGTGTTCAGGATGATCTGGCACCGATATTGGAACAAAATACATCTTCAAAACAACCAAAATGAAAGCAACCCATAGTGCGGGATTTGCGTCATATCCGTCTGGATTGATAATAAATGTGGAGGGATCATGTGCACAATACTATTTCAGTCCAGCCGTATTACAAAGCGGAAAGGATCGTAACTCCGTTAAAACAGGAAACAGTCATTCATCGCCGAGTTTTACACTTGTATACAACTAAAATTGTATCAGCGTACCGGGAGTTTTCTCTCAATGAGGTATATGATATATCGTTTAAAAGTATCGGGCAGGGTCATGGTGTTCTTTAATTGCATACGAAACAAGGCGTATTTCCTTATACTGTAGAATCAGATCCTAAAGACTTTATAAGCGAATTCAAAAAAAATGTAGAAAAGTAAGATTGTTCGATTCAAGAAATTTGAAAAGACCGCATCTATTTTGCGGTCTTTTTTAATGCCTGAAGTTACATAAAGCTTTTAGCATCTGTAACATAACTGTGTAGAATCATGCCGAAGATGACGATGAACATACAGATCCATGATAAAGGAGATGGAATTAGAATAGACAGAAAGATTAATTCTCCCATTAATGCAAAAAGCACTTCCAGAGATTGTGTCGCTTCTACCGTCACCAGCTTTTGCATATTTCCACGAACCTGATTTGTAGCTTTAAAAAATAAAACCGTAGCGACCACCCCTGAAAACACAGCTACCAAAGCAGACTGAATCGTCTGATCCTTACTTGGCATTCCCGCGCTGAAAACTCCATATAACGAAAGCAATAACCAGAAGGGCAAACTGGCTAAAGTCATCCCGAGCACACGCTGATAGGCATCTAACCGCCCCGCACAGACTTCCATCATTTTGCGATTACCTAATGGATATATTATTCATTTCAAGAGTTTCTTCACAGTTGACAAGGCAAAAGGGATGCTGTATATTACTGAAAGTTAATGTTAATAGTAATTATTACGATTTAAAAGAATGAAAAGTTAATATTCAAGGGAGCGTACCAGCGATGAATAAGAAACCAATACCGGTAACCGTGTTGAGCGGATATTTGGGTGCAGGAAAAACAACGATTTTGAATCATGTATTAAACAATCGGGACGGAATGAAAGTGGCAGTCATCGTCAATGACATGAGTGAAGTGAATATAGATGCTGAGCTGGTTAAAAAAGAGGGCGGCTTGTCCAGAACAGAAGAAAAACTGGTCCAGTTGTCTAATGGTTGTATTTGCTGCACATTGCGTGAAGATTTATTACTGGAGGTCAAGAAGCTGACGGAACAAGGCGAGTTTGATTATATTTTAATCGAATCTACAGGCATCAGTGAGCCCGTGCCAATCGCTCAAACCTTTACGTACGCCGATGAAGAAACTGGCATTGATTTGGCTTCGCTGGCAAAACTGGATTGCATGGTGACCGTAGTTGATGCGAACCGTTTCTGGCATGATTTTGAATCAGGAGAAACGCTACTGGATCGTAGGCAGGCTACTGGTGAAGACGACATGCGTGATATCTCGGACTTGCTGATTGACCAGATTGAAACCTGTGATGTATTGATTCTGAATAAGTGCGATCTGGTTCAGCCTGTGGAGCTAGACAAGCTGGAGGGTGTGCTGCGGAGATTACAGCCTGAAGCCCGAATCATTCGAACTTCTAAGGGAAAGGTCGCTCCTTCGGACATTTTGAATACAGGGCTGTTCAATTTTGACAAGGCTAGTCAATCCGCTGGATGGATTCGGGAGCTAGAGCTTGAAAGCCATGCACCGGAAACAGACGAATATGGGATCAATTCCTTTGTATATCGCCGTAGAAGGCCATTTCATCCTGCGAGATTGGCTGAATTTATGAGCTACTGGCCGCAGGAGGTCGTTCGCGCCAAAGGTTTGGCCTGGATTGCAACCCTGCAGGATTGGGCAGCGAGTATTAGCCAGGCAGGACCATCTATTCAATTTGGCCCTGCGGGAAGCTGGCTTGCTGCGTTATCTGAAGAAGAACGGCAGGAGATCGTGGCAGCCGATCCTGAGGCTCTGGACCATTGGGATGAACAATGGGGCGACCGCATGAACGAAATCGTCATGATAGGTATCGGAATGAATCGACCGGACTTGGAAGAAGAGCTAGATGAATGCCTACTGAACGATAACGAAATGGATATGGACTGGTCCAGTTTTGAGAATCCGCTTCCTTGGCCGACATGATGAAGCTAGTTGATCCATTCAGTAATAAAGTCCATACATTTTTTAGCGGCTGGAGAAACATTTTTTAAGGAAGCGGTAGCGATACCGATAGTACGGGAATGCCTTTCGTCCAAAGGTCGAATAGAGATGTCGTAAGGAATGTGAGACAGGATCATTTCAGGAAGAATGCTCACGCCTAGGCCATTCTGCACCATAGCCATAATCGCATGGTCATCTTCTAATTCATATTTGATTTTAGGTGACATATTATGCTGTGAAAAAATATTTCTTACATCCGTGTCACAGCCTGCAACAGGCATAATGAAAGGCTCATCTCTGAGCTGTTCTACTCGAATTGAGGCTTGCTTTCCAAGAATATGATCGGAAGGAAGTAGACAAAGCATGCTTTCTTCTTTTAATGGCAATGCCTCTAATGCGTCTAACGTGGGTAGGTTCACAAAGCCGAAATCAGCTTCCCCACTGACTATCCAGCTCTCAATTTCATGGTAGTTCCCATCGAGCAGTTTTATCTCAATAAGAGGAAACTGCTCATTGAATTTTTTTAGAATACGGGGCAGCCAATGAATAGAGACGCTTGAAAATGTGCCGATCTTTACGGTTCCGATTTCCAATCCTTTAATTAAAGCTACCTCTTGGTAGAGCTTTTCGTCCATTTGTACAATCTCTCTAAATCGCTTCATTAATCTTTCCCCGTTATTGGTCAATCGGATGCCTGAACGACCTCGGATCAGAAGAGTCAGCCCTAGTTCATGTTCCAATCCAGAGATCGCATGGCTGATTGCTGATTGTGTAAGATTTAAAACTTCCCCGGCCTTTGTGAAACCTCCCATTTCAACTACGCAAAGAAAAATCTTATATTTAAACAAATTCGTGTTCACTCCTATTTTTTATGAAATATATTCATGTATCATATCAGATATATTCATTTTTTTATTTAATATTTATGATTATAATCAAATTAAAGAAAGATTATTTAATTTTGTTTTAGGAGGCTCATATGAATTCAATTGCTAAAACTCCTCGTCCGCCCTATTATGCGGCTATCTTTACTTCTGAACGTACGCAAGGAGATGGCGGATACGGAGTGATGGGAGACAAAATGGTGGAACTGGCTGCCCAACAGCCAGGTTTTCTAGGTGTGGAAAGTGTTCGTGACCACAATGGAGT
This window contains:
- a CDS encoding aldo/keto reductase, with the translated sequence MEYSYLGKSGLKVSRLCLGTMNFGPETEEKDAFKIMDAALDAGINFFDTANVYGHDRKGWTEEIIGRWFQQGGGRREKVVLATKVYGDMKNEHDGPNAGSGLSAYKIRRHLDASLKRLQTDHVELYQMHHIDRNVSWDELWGVFESVVDRGQVDYIGSSNFAGWHIAVAQAEAKARRFLGLVSEQHLYNLNERSAELEVLPAAQELGLGVIPWSPLAGGLLGRNALAGTGSRSARAKEKVEQNRAKLEQFAALSRELGEKEDVIALAWVLSHPAVTAPIIGPRTLEQLEDALRVPEVKLSEDVLAKLNEIFPGPGKPAPEAYAW
- a CDS encoding universal stress protein, encoding MMAEMNNESIMVCVHYGPHGQRLIQRGSELSRFLGAPLYVLTVDETTDHEYNQNKEQYLSGWEEQTKNAGGAFLIRKCNGKKTAEVIVETAREKKVTQIIIGQSSQTLWQEITRGNFVNDLIEQLGPIDLHIVAVQRYPELLEHSHEKGFSAYLVKQDGSYVLSEEPGGEDTIKGIFFRELDTDFNSGLFKIVRNGEAQYLRILQSEWIKPHS
- a CDS encoding Na+/H+ antiporter subunit A codes for the protein MLHAAILIPFLLAVLIPLTKGISRFHTGWTVLPLPTALFLYFLTRISDIQAGNDTMSTIPWMPSLGINITLYLDGLSLLFALLITGMGALVILYSIYYLNKRTEAIRHFYIYLLMFMGAMLGVVLSDNLMVLYGFWELTSITSFLLIAFWHRRERSRYGALKSMLITLFGGLAMFAGFNLLYVMSGTYSIREIIAQVGLLTESPLFIPAMLLILLGAFTKSAQFPFHIWLPDAMEAPTPVSAYLHSATMVKAGLYLVARLSPVFAGQSEWFWLVSLSGLVTLFYGSFKAIKQTDLKALLAYSTISQLGLIMCLLGLGSASAFFSGTEESLFYTTATAAAIFHLINHAVFKGSLFMVVGIVDHEVNTRDLRKLGGLMSLMPVTFSVALMGAFSMAGLPPFSGFLSKEMFFTAVLNIRELDALNTQSWMILIPVIAWIASVFTFVYSMILVFKTFTGNLQPEKLDKIPHEAPLGLLISPVLLVSLAVVFGLFPDLLSYSLIEPAMGSIYNELLSPVETFDVSIHFWHGWTPEIFMTLGVIAAGTLLYRRYSRLRILDREWNGSNFLNLMYDGSLQVLERGSNRFTNLYMTGSNRHYLLYIFGFFVIALGSVMLGTQGISLGMIHYAPLTFYEAVIVVVMLLAAFAVPFAKSRVNAILFTGAVGYMVTLLFVIFRAPDLALTQMIVETVSVILFLLCFKYLPKLKKEKERPSVRLPNLIIAVGVGITITLIALAAMGSSPFAPISEFFLKESYSLAGGKNVVNVILVDFRGFDTLFEIMVLAIASLGIYALINLKMEPGISPANKNKKGGRIAFPSQSNDVILRTLSKVIIIVILTFSMYLFFAGHNNPGGGFIGALMTSAALILMAISFGMDTVRKVLPVNYRMITAVGLLIAILTAAGSFVFGAPFLSHAFGHFDLPIMGDTELATAVLFDLGVYLAVVGVTMSIIFTIGGDE
- a CDS encoding Na(+)/H(+) antiporter subunit C, whose amino-acid sequence is MELIMAVAVGILFTIGVYLILSKGLLRIVLGTSLLTHGVHLLLLTMAGLKTGAAPVLGGKTETYVDPLPQALILTSIVISFGVTAFFFVLAYRSYQTLGTDEIDSVKGEEQ
- a CDS encoding Na+/H+ antiporter subunit D; the protein is MSNLLALPILIPLCTAVILIFLKEKILLQRFISTVSAILNIMIALVLIYRVHSEGIQTLQMGGWVPPYGIVFVGDMFAALLVLTASVVSLGILLYSFRNIGAERERFYYYTFFHFLLVGVYGSFLTGDMFNLFVFFEVMLISSYALISLGGTKLQLRETSKYLLINIVSSTLFVAAVAYLYAAVGTLNMAHLSQRVAEAGQGGVLNVIAVLFLIVFALKAGLFLFFWLPGSYSAPPSAIRALFGALLTKVGLYAIIRTFTLIFVNDPGLTHTWIAWLAAATMILGGLGAVAYNDIPRIFNYNVIISVGFVAFGLAAATPDALNGAVFYLLHDMLAKGLMFILGGIIITAAGTDQLKDMGGLIKRYPLIGWMFFILALALVGIPPLSGFAGKVLITRGGLDAGMLTLSLIGLGSSFLVLYSLIKVFKLAFWGNEPEGDLPKIRLKSVNAVAAGLLVLVILMGIGADWVYSYVAQAGDVLAHPALYIEAVIKE
- a CDS encoding Na+/H+ antiporter subunit E; the protein is MVFQILLNLMIALLWMLLNNDWSGSRFTMGILLGIAILLVLRKFRPEPFYLKRIWAILKLLLLFMRELIVSSFAVIHHILRPKLTIRPGIFVYETALKSDWEITILSCLICLTPGTLTLEVSEEGQMLYIHAMDIQDATLLSEQIRGTFEKAIMEVTQ
- a CDS encoding Na(+)/H(+) antiporter subunit F1, with the protein product MVSALLAASQAILSLAILGCLYRLIKGPTRPDRVAALDTIGINLLAMIAVICMQLRTQDFIEIVLVIGILTFIGTTALARYIERDAVIDTGGDELDR
- the mnhG gene encoding monovalent cation/H(+) antiporter subunit G, whose translation is MNLIGELLIAILVLFGALFCGLSAFGLIRLPDVYLRSHAATKSATLGVLCVLTGAFLYFLFYVDVVSIKLLLAIVFVFITSPVAGHLNGRAAYRSGVPLWGNSVQDDLAPILEQNTSSKQPK